One Elaeis guineensis isolate ETL-2024a chromosome 10, EG11, whole genome shotgun sequence genomic window carries:
- the LOC105053074 gene encoding uncharacterized protein isoform X3, with protein sequence MDQTNACTTMGNGSKARRKTGDYAEFKEANIGTNIKTKKVKKAGKSKKKDLHVPAHDSKLEENHREIHPAKVDEISSVDEDCSRGMKKWLTSYKESRPGLKVLQQRIDEFITAYEVQQEQERKEREARAAEGGWTVVVHHKGRKKTTDSETGITVGSVAQAAVMDKMAKKKKEVAVDFYRFQRREAQRNEVMMLRSKFEQDKKRIQQLRAARKFRPY encoded by the exons ATGGATCAAACAAATG CTTGCACGACAATGGGCAATGGCTCCAAAGCAAGGAGAAAGACTGGTGATTATGCTGAGTTTAAAGAAGCAAATATTGGGACAAATATTAAAACTA AGAAGGTGAAAAAAGCTGggaagagcaagaagaaggatCTCCATGTACCTGCACACGATAGCAAATTGGAAGAGAACCACAGGGAAATACATCCAGCAAAGGTTGATGAAATCTCATCAGTGGATGAAGATTGTTCGAGAGGCATGAAAA AATGGCTTACTAGTTACAAAGAGAGCAGACCAGGCTTGAAGGTACTGCAACAAAGAATAGATGAGTTTATAACTGCTTATGAGGTGCAACAAGAGCAG gaaaggaaagaaagagaagcACGTGCTGCAGAAGGAGGATGGACAGTTGTGGTGCATCATAAAGGTAGAAAGAAAACAACTGATTCCGAAACTGGAATAACTGTGGGTTCTGTTGCCCAAGCTGCTGTGATGGATAAAAtggctaaaaagaaaaaagaagttgCTGTAGATTTTTACAGATTCCAAAGACGGGAAGCCCAGAGGAATG AGGTCATGATGCTGCGGAGCAAGTTCGAGCAGGACAAGAAAAGGATACAGCAGTTGAGGGCTGCCAGGAAGTTTCGACCTTACTGA